DNA from Labrus bergylta chromosome 3, fLabBer1.1, whole genome shotgun sequence:
CCCAAGATATTGGAGATAGATCCGTCCTGCCCAGGCTGCTCCTCAGGCAGGAGGGACGCACCGACTTCAGAGCCTCCTGGAAGTGCTTCAGACCCACCACCTGCTCTCCTGAACCCTGCAGACaacaattagaaaaaaaacacaggagtgATGACAGTCATTTTTATGCCAGGCAGCAATTTAGAGTAATTCAGTTTACTCTGTTCGACCAGGATAAACCAATCAGTATTAATGCTGCTTTTCATGGAGTCCTTGATACACACAGTGCACTAAATGCTGCTTGAATAAATAAGATTCAGTTCTTACAAGGGCAAAGCTTTACTATGACTAAATGCACTAGAACCTTACAGTGAGagcaacatttcagtttttaccaGCCAAACATGACTTTATGTATACATTGTTTAGTGAATGCAAGTGCATCCTGTTACATACATGGTCAACAACATCGGTACACATGCATCACAACACACTTCCAACACTACTTCATATTGCAAGCCACAACTGAAACACAATTTGTAATACACTAACAAATGTTGGATTGCCAAATAACCTAAGACTTTTCCTGAGCTGCTAAATGAAGCTTAAATTTGAATTTTCTGAACCCCTGTATGCGATgtcgatatatatatatatatataaatataatttggTACATGGAAATATAAAGGGAAAGTGAATTAATCTTTGCCCATAAGTAATACAATTaaacctgttttgttttatattcgACACTTTGCTTGATTGCTTTATTTACCTTTGAGTTCTCCCGTATAGCATGCATGGCAGCCTCTCTGCACAGGGCGCCGAGGTCCGCTCCTACATAACCTGTTGTCTTCTGTGCAAGCTCTGTCATGTCCACACTGGGACACACAGGAATCCTTGCACACAGAACAGTCAAGATGTCTTTCCTCTGCTGCAAGGTGGGAGCGCCAATGATAACCTgaaggaaatataaaaaaataaagcctcACAGATTgattttcagtttaaataatatAAGTACCAAAAACATATCGCATCATCTGTACCTCTCTGTCGAATCTCCCGGGCCTGCGCAGTGCAGGGTCCAAGCTGTCCGGCCGGTTGGTGGCGCCGACGATGAGGAATCGATCAGACTGATTAATCCCGTCCATCAGCGTGAGCAGCTGAGCCACCAGGCGGTTCTCTGGGGCTGATGAGCCGGTTCTCCTCGGACACAGAGAGTCTAACTCATCTAAGAAGAGCACACACGGTCCCTCTTCAGCTGCACATCGAGCCCGCTCAAACACAGAGCGCAACTTCTCCTCACTTTCACCTGGCCGTGATCCCACCACCTGAAATCATCATTCTTAATTAATATTGATAACGTAGAAGTAAACTGTACAAACACTTTGTTGACACCTTTTACTATAGTCTATGATGCAAAGAAATAATCAAAAGCCTTACTCTGATGTGTAAAAATGCCACTAAGAATAGGCAATTTCTCCTTGAGAATaaagcattttcatttagcCAACAATATATAAAATGACACTTCAGTTATAGTAGGAAATAGAGTTCCAAAGAGAATCAACTTTAGTCGTTATTCTGTTATGGGAAATTGGATTAAAAGTGAGTGCTTTGAGGTGTCTGGTATTAATAACTGGATtagcataaaaataaatacattcactTCGTCTTTCAAAAACTCTTCACGTAacattttttagaaaaatgacTACATCATAAAAGCACGAAAATGTGGTAACACATAAAATGGATTATAATAATGTAGTGCAAACACATCAAttatatgaaaatatgaaaggACGCCATCAATAGTTTTTACCTCCGGGCCTCTGACCACCACCAAGCTCGCTCCGACCTCCCCCACTACTCTGCGGACCAGCAGGGTCTTGCCCACACCTGGAGGACCCACCAGTAGCACACCTCGAGGACATGATACACTAAGAGAGCTCAGGGTGCCTGGATAGTGCAGGGGAAGCTGCAGCATCTCTTTTAGGGAGGCACTCACCTGAAATACAGCAATGAAGCAAATCACTGAGAATAGGAAATCACCATTTGAATACTTGTGAAATAACTGCATTGATGCATTGCCAACCTGCTCCAGACCCCCCAGTGGGACGGCGTCCTGGCTCTTCAGCTGGCTCCTGTAATGCCCGTCTGTCTGGATGTCAACTATCTCCACACCAGTTTTGGATGTGATTAATCCAGCGGTGGCAGAATCTGGAGTGATGCTTTCAATAACGACATATCTAATCTCTGTATCAAAATCCTCCAGGTTTATCACATGTTTCTCATGGACATATACACCTTTGAGCATGTCTTTAACGAGCTCATGAACAAGGCCAGGAGGAGTGTGTTTCCTAAAACCAACACTCTGGACCACCGCAGTTATTCTAACACTTTTAAGTTTGGGACAGGGTGCAGATGAGAGCTGGGAAGGCTCCAGGTTCAGATGTGTGGGTGGATGAGAGAGAAGACTAGGAGATGAACATTTCAAGTCCATCTGCAGAAAGCCCTCAGCAAGGTCAGGCCGGGGCCAGGCGGTGCACAGACAGCTCCCCCCGGGTACAGACACCTGTACGGGGGAGCCCAGACTCAGACCCAGAGATGACATCAAGCCTGGACCCAGTCTGCATCTCTGAGAGCCCCGGTCTGATGGATCCACCGACAGCAGCCTCAGAGACATCCTCGAACCATAAGCAGCTACAAGCCTCCCCTGACAGCAATACAGATAAAGTGAATTCTTATTAACAGTGAAGTTTAATCAAGCCACAGACTAAAAAAAGAAGGGGTTCACCCAGAGCCACCTACTATGCTGCAGTGAAACTTTAGCAAGGCAACGTGCTACTAGTTGTAGCTCACTACAACGCAATTCTTAGCGATCATATTATGAACTTTATAACAACAAAAGCATTCACATCGTTACATACCAGATGAACTGTGACGCCAGTGAATGGTGCATGAAGTGGTATCAGAGGAGCAGATGAAGCGTCGTCTTGTAATGTTTACAAAATCCATGTGGCGCTAAATTCAGATGGCCAACCAAAACCTTTTCCTGCGTCAGGGTGACTGCTTCCGTTTCCTAAATCTAGGAAGAAATAATATTTGGtattattaattaaataaatgggATATTAGCcgatctttttttatatattttttatttttttaccatttaTAGTCACCCTAGCAAACATTAAATGAATGACGCCTTTTTGTTTCGGTTTATTTGTGTTGTCAATTCATTTTAAGCTTACCCCTGGTTTAAAATAGCcaaacatatatatttaaaaaaatatataaaacacaaaaatataaaacataaaaataataaaatgtaagatTGACGATTTCAATAATTtttagaatgaaaaaaaaaaaatagtcaagGTCGTCTGTAACTACTAAATATTTGGCGCTCTGGCGTCACCCTGtgtacagaaaagaaaatgcagtttAAGGTAAAGAAAATAACCTAGGTAAGTCGATATTCCCAAATAACCATTCTGTTCAAGTTTGTGCCACTTAAACATCTTTGAATTTATTTCAGAGTTTCCTAGGAAACTATGGGTCAAAAccttcatttgaatttaaatgatgTACAATATGTTCAATAAGTTCATCCAGCATTTCTTTCACAGGTGGTCTTGCAAAGTTTTAATGTGCGACTGTCACTGTGGTGATTTCTTCTGCAGTGGTGGTCATGAGTGAAGTCACATGGTTTGCTATTTATACGTAAATAGTGCAGCTGTGATATCGAAACTGCGGAAGGTCGTCTGTCTGTCCCTCCCTGCACGCAGAAGAGATAGGACTGCTCACAGCCAGACTCTGCAGACCGCTCACAGCCAGACTCTGCAGACCGCTCACAGCCAGACTGCTCACAGGTGACCCTGTTGCGAACGGGGAGTTGAGCCATTAACCTGCTCTTTCTGGAAATTTGAGAGGCAAGTCTGAGAACAATTACACATTCAACGACTCCTTCAATTAGTTATTAATCAGTACAAGTTAGTTGATGAAGGCCATTGGCAAAGGGTTTGATTCAGTGAAGGacgaaatgaatgaaaaaaaaaagtctaaactTCTCAGAAACAAGACTCAGATTATCAAATGTTACCATGTCTGTGCGTTTAGTTGTATTTAACTAATGTGTGTGAGACTAGTAGTTCCAAACAACACATCTTTTACAGTTCCCTTGTGTAAgaatatgtgtgtctgtgtttgagtcCTGAGCTGTCCTCTAAAGCCCCACCACATTTTTATCTTAACACTGTTTCATCTTCCTGGTTCCCTTTGCCCATGCCCACAACAACCAGGCCAGGCTTGGCACAGTTCCCCCCCCTGTACCGTCATAATTTCAGATCTCGCGGACAAGCTCGGGGCGTGTAATCAACCCTGTGTGTGTCCTGGAAGGCTGAAATGTCACTCTGCTGTCTGTAGGCCTCACAGCACAGACAACCTGTGTGTGGGCTCaggatttaactttttttaggGGGGGATTCAgaatgtgttttcttatttgacagCAGATGCATAAGTAGTATTTACTCCTCAACTacctctgcttgtttgtgtcgTTATTAAAGAGCCAGAGGGAGTATCAGGGCAGACGCTCAGCAGCCATGTCGACCCTCCTGCGCTGCATCTCCAGCTCTTCTGTGGTTTTGTTCCGGCGAGGGGCCCGTCAGAAGATACCTGGACGGAGGAATTTCAGGACTTTCCCTGTGTTATGGGACCAACAGGCCTCCAGAGGTAGGATATGCCCAGCTCTGTTAAAATCTTTCATCTTAACCTTACAATATTTTTTCACAGAAGACAGCCAGGGGTTTGCGTGCTTTCTTTTGCTTTGGATATCCTCTGTGTCTGATTTTGAAGAACGAGAGTTCACTCAAGGACACACTCCTCCTGGCCAGAAGAGTGGAAAACTCGGCACAGATCATGAACTGTTCGCTGCAGGTTGCTAGAGATCTTCCCTAAATAGGGAAAGCTGGTAGTGAAGCAGGCAGTGGCTTTGCTCTCTGGGAAGCTCCTGCTAAAATGTAAGAACACGCAAGAGGTCAGTTAAAGGTGACATGAAAATGTGAACGTGCACTCTGTCAGATTCTGTCCACAGACGTTTGTTTATGACATCTGTGTTGTTCTTAAGGCCCTTGTAACGGATTGTTTCAGACCGGTTTGGGAGTAACTGAGTGCTTTTTAGTTTTGAATTTAGAGTGTGTCGGTGTGGGAGCGCAGgcctctcagtgtgtgtgtgcgctggcTCGCAGCCAATCACCTGCTAATAATGTCTCCATGGTGGCGAGGTCACCATGCCGTGTATGGAGAGAAATGTGTAATCTGACGCTGTTCATGCCACACAATCTCTGACGTACTCGCATGCTCTCCTGCGTTGTTGCACAAAAAAGGTAAATAGACACAACTCTTCCTGTTTTATATCATACGGTGATGTTGAGGTTCTAATATTCATCAGAAATTCATACTGTTCTCCAAGAAAAAGCTGTTTATGcattccttgttttttttttaaaaatgttatgtaCTTCAGACTGAGCCATCTGTTTtatgtgtgttcaggtgtgctCTACAAGGACCTGGTGGTCGGTGTTCCTAAGGAGACCCTACAGAATGAGCGTCGTGTGGCGTTGTCTCCAGCCGGGGTGCAGGCGCTGGTCAAACAGGGCTTCAACGTGCAGGTGGAGAGTGGCGCTGGAGACGAGTCCAAGTTCTCTGATCAGCAGTACATCGAAGCTGGAGCCACCATCACTGATGTCAAGGGAGCACTTGGCTCTGATTTGGTCCTCAAGGTTTGTACACATCTTTTACTTGGTGTTGCTGTTTAGATTTTTCTGTGCACATTTTCTGTAAGTCAAAAATGTACTACGTCTTGTTTTTGCTGTAGGTTCGAGCCCCCAGTCTGACTGAAATAGACCTCCTGAAGCCAAAGTCCACCTTGGTTAGCTTTATCTACCCAGCTCAGAACCCAGAGCTGATAAAGAAGCTGTCGGAGAGGCAGAGCACTGTGCTCGCAATGGACCAGGTGCCCAGAGTCACCATAGCACAGGGCTACGATGCACTTAGCTCCATGGCTAACATTGCTGGGTAAAGAAGAACATATTTGTGTACACGCAAATATTTACAGCTTCaggtttcatatttacagaaaatgtgacaaatgtttatttcttaGGTACAAGGCTGTGGTTCTGGCTGCAAATCACTTTGGCAGGTTCTTTACTGGTCAGATCACAGCTGCAGGGAAAGTTCCCCCTGCTAAGGTAACTCTCTACTTTAATGCGGccttttaatttttctttacAGTCTACCTCAAATAGAATAATGAAAGTGGATGTTTCTGTTGTCCACAGGTCCTGGTTATTGGAGGTGGAGTAGCTGGTttggcagcagcaggagcagccaAGTCAATGGGAGCCATAGTGAGAGGATTTGATACTAGGTATGAtatggagataaaaaaaaagacacgtTTCTCAGACTTCAGATTGAGTGAGCTAGCTATTAGCTACTGCGCTAATTTCAGCATATTTACACAGGTTGATTAATGCACACTGTACTATTTCAATtgattaaacaaatacaaaaatcaaTGATAGCTGTTATGATCATGATTTTGACAACGGCTTGTCTGTTTGATTGTCCGTCAGGCCAGCAGCCCTGGAGCAGTTCAAGTCATTTGGAGCGGAGCCTTTAGAAGTGGATCTGAAAGAGTCTGGGGATGGAGTTGGAGGTTACGCCAAAGAGATGTCGAAGGAGTTCATTGAGGCTGAGATGGCTCTTTTTGCCAAGCAGTGTAAAGAGGTGGACATTGTGATCAGCACTGCTCTGATTCCAGGTCAGTCACACTGGTACCTTCTCCCTGTCCTGTCTAATATCCTTTTGAGGTTCTAAAGCTGCACTAGCTAATGGTTAACTAGCTAAGGTATAGTAACCTTAAGGAGCTGGCATAGACCACTACAAAGCTGAAAGAGGGGTATATAGTGACACATAAGTTGTCAGATGTCACGATACAAGACTGCCAGTCAAGTCTTGCATTGCTCTGTGTCTGTTAATTGAAAGTATACAACAAATGTTTTGGTGTTTTatccccccctcccacacacgcacacactcacacatacccCCCCCTTAAGACCAAAAGTGGTCGATGCATCTTAATTCTTGATACATGTCCAATgactcttcctgtttttttggggggttttttttacaacatggTATTGTTAACATTTCTTGcatctctcctgctcctctgttttctgtgtctgtgtctttgtaggTAAGCGGGCCCCAATTCTGATCAAGAAGGAGTTTGTAGAGTCGATGAAGGACGGCTCTGTTGTGGTGGATTTGGCTTCAGAGGCAGGAGGCAACATTGAGACCACCAGGCCCGGAGAGCTGCACATTCACAAGGTTGGGGTTCTACCTTTGTAGCACATCTTTATGTTTTGTTCAGCCCCATGAAATATTAACTGTTaacctattttctttttttttttttaaacaaattagGGAGTAACACACATTGGCTACACAGACCTGCCCAGCCGCATGGCCTCCCAGGCCAGCACTCTTTATTCTAACAACGTACTGAAGCTGCTGAAGGCCATTAGCCCAGATAAGGAGTACTTCCACTATGAGCCCAGAGAGGAGTTCGACTATGGAACCCTTGACCATGTCATCCGTGGGACTCTTGTTATGAAGGTGGGTTTtcattcactgtaactgtctgCTGGGCGGCCTGGACATCTGCTGGCAATCGATCTCTCCCTCTCGGCATGAGCTATCAGATCCTGTCATGCTACGATTCTGCGCCAAATGAGCACTAAAATCCCAGTCCCGGCTGGGAAAGGCTCATGTTGGATCCCTGGAAGAATGCTAtgaactttttaaaatgcaCTTTTCCAGGAATGTTGGCTTTGACACATTGTTTATGGCAGAGAAAGCATGCAACCTCAATAAGACATATCAGTTTACCCCTTGTTAAACTAAGCATTATTCAGGCCCCTTAAAAGAGAATTTCCCTTTCAGAGCCACTGGTAACTGGTTTGTGATTGCTGTTTGTTCAGTATAATCTCCTTTGCGGTGCATGAGTTTGTATTCTGAGTGCTCCAACCATCCAGGCAAGATCTCCCACAATGCACGACTCCAAAGTTTTGATTTCTGTTTCTCACGCAAAAGTCTGGATGTCCTTTGAGTTCTCACACGGTTCCACATGTCTGTCTTCTGATGTGTTCAGGAAGGCAAAGACATGTTCCCGGCCCCTCTTCCCAAAACAGCCCCCCCAGCCCCAGTGAAACAGAAATCAGTGGCAGAGTTGGAGGCGGAGAAAGCGTCTGTGATTTCTCCCTTCAAGCGCACCATGACCTCTGCGGGTGTCTACACTGCAGGTTAGACTCAGACACAGAGCCATGCTAGTTATCATTTTTGTCCAAAAAGAGCTTTCTGTTCTGATCACAATATCAAATTTGAATTAAATTATACAATGAACCAAACAAGAAGCTTTGTTTGGCTTAATTTTCTCAATCATCATTTCATCAGGATTGGTTTTACAATATTTAGCAGTTTCTAATAAAGCAGGAACAATAAgtaaatggacaaaaaaaaatctgcaactACTTTGACAATAAAGGAATAATTTATGCCAATTTTAGATCGGAAATGCCCTACAGGTATATATGATGGGTTTTAGTTCCTCAGATGTGAAGATGTACTTCTTATCACAGTCATTTGAGTATCTTCATGTCTGACCTGCTGGTTAAACAGAAGTCATTGAAAGAGAGAGTTCTTTTTGAAGTGTACTTGTATGTGCCACTGGTCAATAGTATGTGTATGAGCCACAGGAGAACCGGGTCAACAGTCCTCTTAATGTGAAACCGTCCAGAGGGCGGCTGTTCTATCAAATGGTAGTTCCTATCCAGGTGTGCTACTTAGTGGCTTTGTTAAGATCTGCAAACATTATTTGATGCAGGCTTTTTGACATTTGAGGTACTCTTCCAAATCAAGTATCAAAACATGCCCCCCTTTTCCTTAGCATGTAAGTCTACTGTTTATGTCTATTGAGATCACCTGAAATCTTAAAGAATAGAATACCAAAACGTGCTCCCCATTATCTGAAAATGTATATGGAGTCAGTAGTggtttatttttaagttatgaTGTAATGGGAGCTTTATTTAATTGGAGATGCGGTACACTCCAGTAGCTTTTTTGGACAAGGCAGGATATTGACAAAACATGGGCAATCTGACCATTTTCTTGATGAAGGGGGCATGATGACTGGCTTCACCTGTGGCTAATACACTGACTACTTGACATGTACCACATTCAACCTCACCTCAAAATCCCCCAACAGACACCTCCTGTTTGATGAAGactttacatacatttttattgctTAAAATCAATTAATGAAGATTATCCTTGAGTTAACTGATAATTTAAATTTGTTCTTTAGTTTCAGCCTcagtaaaaactttttttttttggttcttaaatgagccttttttttacttcagcaCTGAAACTTCATTCATCTTAAAAGGACCTTTGAATGGAGACAACATAATGAGGAACAGTGgggaatatatatttttagtcAATTATGACATAAAAGTTGAATTCCTTTGAAGTATGAGTCATAACCCTTGCATAACCTGTTATATAAAAGTGTTTCTCTTTCCATTCCTTTTTTACCATTAAAATACTGGCTTAATTTAACAgggaaacaaactgaaactgcaCATTTTCCCACtacgacaaaaaaaaagaaacgacaCACATCTGTGCAGAGgcatacaacaacaaaaacaacaacactgattttctctgtctctctgtaggTGTGTCCACCTGTCTTGCTCTAGGCATCATCTCCCCCAACGCAGCCTTCACTCAGATGGTCACCACCTTTGGCTTGTCTGGGATTGTGGGATACCACACTGTGTGGGGTGTGACCCCCGCTCTGCACTCCCCTCTCATGTCAGTGACCAACGCCATCTCAGGTCAGGACTCAGTAGAACACATTCTATAGATAagtatttttgtttgttaatattACATCTTCATATGTTAACAAAGGGGatctgtctgtcctctctgcCAGGTCTGACAGCAGTCGGTGGTCTGGTGCTGATGGGTGGAGGTCTCACACCCTCCAGCCTGCCTGAGAGTCTGGCGCTtgctgctgcttttgtttcttcCATCAACATTGCTGGTCAGAAGTTCAACACTTCAAAACAATAAGTAAAAATACAGAAGAGCACTCCTTaccagataaaataaaaaaaagtatttttctgtgtgtgtgtgtgcaggtggttTTCTGATCACTCAGAGGATGTTGGACATGTTTAAGCGCCCGACTGACCCTCCTGAGTACAACTACCTGTACGCTCTGCCCGGGGCTGCATTTGTTGGGGGATATGGAGCCTCACTTGCTGCTGGATATAACATTGAACAGGTGATCATCTCTTTATTCCTCTCATACTCAAATAGCTTTGAAATGAACCAGTTATCAGACTGTTGTTGTCATGATGACACTGTTTAAGTTCAGattcgatttttttttctgtatgtttatGGGAAAGGTACCAAAGATACTGGCTGCTTTGTTAGAcctaaaaatatataaaaaaaatactgaaatatgTCATTAAACTTGCCAAAATTCAAGCTGATATTTGTGCTCCTTTCATGAGGCTATTAGTCAAATTCCcagagattacatttttttttttttaatgactttaaatATGTCTTGAAATAAGTGTCATTACAGTTGGTGattatttttcaatcaatcgACCTTTCATTTCTgcttattgttgttgttgtttttgcatcCATCATATGAAGGTACTCTAGTCagtattttaagttttaaatcAGCTTCAATCTCCAGAGttgtaaaatgaagccaatgcagaagtgcaaaaactaAAGTGTCAATTTGAGCCTGTCTCCGAAGTCCAAGGGATCTCCATATGAGCCAATATTTTAACagcataaatgaacatgtttacagtctggaaaacaaatctgatttGGTCTCTTAGAGCTTTacgcaggtttttattttttattttttttatagctcaTCTGTTTTGATGATATTAAGGCTAAATAAGCTCAATAAGGAGTGTGGCTGATTTGATAGACAACtaagagaaaacatttaaatgaagttAACCACCATCATTTAGCGTCATAAAGCCTCTTAAGAAACAGACAGGTAATGTtgctgagactacgtccatgttttgaGCATCGGTATTAAATCAtacctttttaatttaaaaaaaaaaattttgtTCATTAATGATCATGTAAAgaagaacttgtttttttgaatgactgacttgttgttgttttcccaCCTCAGATGATGTACTTGGGCTCCGGCCTGTGCTGTGTGGGAGCACTGGCAGGCCTCTCTGCACAGAGAACCAGTCGTTTGGGGAACACCCTGGGCATGATGGGAG
Protein-coding regions in this window:
- the afg2b gene encoding spermatogenesis-associated protein 5-like protein 1; this encodes MSLRLLSVDPSDRGSQRCRLGPGLMSSLGLSLGSPVQVSVPGGSCLCTAWPRPDLAEGFLQMDLKCSSPSLLSHPPTHLNLEPSQLSSAPCPKLKSVRITAVVQSVGFRKHTPPGLVHELVKDMLKGVYVHEKHVINLEDFDTEIRYVVIESITPDSATAGLITSKTGVEIVDIQTDGHYRSQLKSQDAVPLGGLEQVSASLKEMLQLPLHYPGTLSSLSVSCPRGVLLVGPPGVGKTLLVRRVVGEVGASLVVVRGPEVVGSRPGESEEKLRSVFERARCAAEEGPCVLFLDELDSLCPRRTGSSAPENRLVAQLLTLMDGINQSDRFLIVGATNRPDSLDPALRRPGRFDREVIIGAPTLQQRKDILTVLCARIPVCPSVDMTELAQKTTGYVGADLGALCREAAMHAIRENSKGSGEQVVGLKHFQEALKSVRPSCLRSSLGRTDLSPISWEQIGGLEQVKLKLRQSIEWPMKYPEAFVRLGLSRPRGVLLYGPPGCAKTTLVRAAATSSHCAFLSVSGADLYSPFVGDSEKALAQLFRQARACAPCILFLDEIDSLIGSRSNSQTAHGVQTRLLSVLLNEMDGVGLKTLERRGTEKILQAEGVEDDHRQEKLDCQEVCNKEVMVIAATNRPESLDSALLRPGRLDHIIYVPPPDQQARLCILKLCTKSMPVCADVCHEELAAKTELYSGADLQNLCKEAALLALQEEKMEASDIKHTYFLRSLSKMSPSLTAQQINTYQKPPR
- the LOC109989435 gene encoding NAD(P) transhydrogenase, mitochondrial-like; this translates as MSTLLRCISSSSVVLFRRGARQKIPGRRNFRTFPVLWDQQASRGVLYKDLVVGVPKETLQNERRVALSPAGVQALVKQGFNVQVESGAGDESKFSDQQYIEAGATITDVKGALGSDLVLKVRAPSLTEIDLLKPKSTLVSFIYPAQNPELIKKLSERQSTVLAMDQVPRVTIAQGYDALSSMANIAGYKAVVLAANHFGRFFTGQITAAGKVPPAKVLVIGGGVAGLAAAGAAKSMGAIVRGFDTRPAALEQFKSFGAEPLEVDLKESGDGVGGYAKEMSKEFIEAEMALFAKQCKEVDIVISTALIPGKRAPILIKKEFVESMKDGSVVVDLASEAGGNIETTRPGELHIHKGVTHIGYTDLPSRMASQASTLYSNNVLKLLKAISPDKEYFHYEPREEFDYGTLDHVIRGTLVMKEGKDMFPAPLPKTAPPAPVKQKSVAELEAEKASVISPFKRTMTSAGVYTAGVSTCLALGIISPNAAFTQMVTTFGLSGIVGYHTVWGVTPALHSPLMSVTNAISGLTAVGGLVLMGGGLTPSSLPESLALAAAFVSSINIAGGFLITQRMLDMFKRPTDPPEYNYLYALPGAAFVGGYGASLAAGYNIEQMMYLGSGLCCVGALAGLSAQRTSRLGNTLGMMGVAGGIAATLGALKPSPELLSQMSLAMATGGTLGLTIAKRIEITDLPQLVAAFHSLVGLAAVLTCVAEFMIEYPHLDTHPAAGVVKTVAYLGTYIGGVTFSGSLVAYGKLQGVLNSAPLLLPGRHGLNAGLMAASVGGMVPFMLTSSYETGMGCLLGVSGLSTIMGVTLTAAIGGADMPVVITVLNSYSGWALCAEGFLLENNLMTIVGALIGSSGAILSYIMCVAMNRSLPNVILGGYGTTSTAGGKPMEIVGTHTEVNVDQTIDIIKEANSIIITPGWGLCAAKAQYPIADMVKMLKEQGKAVRFGIHPVAGRMPGQLNVLLAEAGVPYDIVLEMDEINEDFPETDLTLVIGANDTVNSAAQEDPNSIIAGMPVLEVWKSKQVIVMKRTLGVGYAAVDNPIFYKPNTSMLLGDAKKTCDNLQAKIREVFY